The sequence cccaccatttttgagttatgagttatggaaacagagaattgagttatcaaaaaactcaatccaaacagccccttatTTCTCCACatataatactcatcacacccctatattttttttttgtgattgaaaaatattgtaatcccaaattataataaataatctAAATTAACACAGAGACAACTAAAATACATTATGGTAAAAATACATATCTAActttctacaaaataggaccactttTCTGTTATTTATCAAAGTAAACTCACCTcacgttctctctctctctctctctcttccttttttcttttatcaagatttatcctttttttctttttaatctttttttttttcttttaacttcaCTTTCcttactcacttttttttttcttttttggatggGACTCAcgttttcttttgttaaaaaaaaaaaaaaaaaaactcacattttcctctttttttttttttttttttttttttaaatctcttctttatttttaaaaaaaaaaaaaaaaaaaaaaaaaaaaaaaaactcctattaTAAAACCACTACTATAACTTCTCCATCTCCATATCCATATCCTTAAATTTAGGCACTAACATATctaattttgaaagaaaataaaaagttaaattttaggaaaattttaaaaattaacgTGGGGTATTGGTGTGACCCTATCCTTAtttaaaagtttatcaaaaaaaaaaaaaagattacacatttaaaaatttcagattaaactttttttttttttttaaatctctccTTCTATCCAAGAAACACTACCCAgccacccctttttttttcaaatttgattttaatctTAAAATGTAGTGTTTTAATTGTAATAGTTAGccacttactacacatccataacaaaagttaaaaagaatttaaatttcaaaaatatcaactatccttaaaaacataacattttttatagagtagtaaattaataattataaaaaaaatataaattgaatttcacatagaattatacaaatgataaatataatttacgttataaaagaaatttttttacaacaaatttttacattaaaaaaaagtagtgtAAATTACCACTTTAAGCAACTTAATTCCCTTAAAACCCAACACCGAATTGACCAATCCTGCAATGCCTCCATAAATTCCTTCATCTCAAACCTTGTAATTGTACCCAAATTGTTCACCAAATCtataacccaaaaaccaaaaaaagtgtTAGCAATCTAAAATCACATTAAATATTAAGTTTGTGGaccaaaatagagaagaataaTATATAAGTACCTGCACGCATAAATAGAGAGTCTTGTTGATTTTGTCTGTGAGGCTCTCAAATTGAATCTTATCCAATACCTACACACATAAATGCAAAACCAATCTGGATTCATCTTCTCCACAGGCTCCTTTTTAACGATTTCCATCAATTCATCTGTTTCAAAATGGCATTTATAATTGTCAGGTAAACATGTTAAACGATCACCATAATTCATGATGAAAAATATAgcttttgagaagaagaagaaataaccGCTGCATGCCCAACAAACATGAATAGAACATATAATTGCAGTAGATACAAACCATTTTGACAGTTACGCTTCTTAGAGATCTTAGGAACAGCAGAGGACTCTGACATTGCAAATTTCTGTGCAGTCGATCAAGTTGAGCAAAAGTACTATcgttttgagggaaaaaaaaaatatttgtatcaAATAAATAGCAGttgttatccaaaaaaaaaatagcaattggTTATAAAAAATCTAATGAGTAAGAGATACGTGCAAAATAAACCTATTAGCATTCCACCACTACTCTCATAATATTAGTGGGTGGTTATAATTTAGATTGTAAAATTatagtatagaaaataaatttaaaaattaatagaaaagtAGTCCTATTgtttaggcaatattttagtagaagttagagttgtatttttaccagattatcctttttttgtctctatttaaatataGGGGTGTAGGAGTATTTTTGAACTAAcaaaatgaggaatccaaacaggggaagcctcttaaataatagtatagatgaAACGAAATCAAACATTTATGGTTCTGATAGTTAGATCTCAAATAAGTGTCGTCCAAACTCAGGGGGTTGGCCGAGTTGGTTGGGCTCTTAGTTTCAAGATGTTTGTACTGAGCTTGACTGTGTGTGCTTTCCAGTTTGAGTCCTGCTACCTgcactttgaaaagaatttcatagacCAGCGCTTTACCTCTTTGTGGACCCACCTGGTACGAACAGTGATTAGTCTCTAGTTGAAAGTCTTGAAAATACACtatacgaaaaaaaaaaaaaaatgtcgtcCATTAAAACAAGTTACCCATATGTTTTTCAGTGTCGTCAATTAAGACAAGTTACCCATATAATGTCAAGTATCCATGTCACTAAATTgttgaagaaaaaagacaaCGTGATATACTACAAGAGGTGCTAGAACGTTGAGGAATCCCTTTAACCCGAAGAAGTAAGTGATAGTTTACTTTTGTAACAAGTTGAGGAATCCCTTTAACCCCAAGAAGTAAGTGATAATTTACTTTTGTTAACGAGTGCACTCATGCATTTGtttagaaagattttttttttggatacagtTTAGAAAGAATATAATGGGTTCTACTGCATTAGGAAATGATAAAAACAATTAACtacattttttctcttttcttataatttttttttcctaaaatggttCACAAACAAATGCTCTTAGAACATTcattaactttttatattaattataataaaatagctaatttttttgatacaagatagaattctactctaacctaatttaagtgtatatgtgtgtgaagctccctcttaGAGAATTGAACGTTGGCCCTTACACCCCACAAGcgtttatacttgtggagtgaccatcgcaccaagggtatGCAGTGGTAATAAAATAGTTAATTTTAACTATTTTAACTATTGTCCAATCATTAACTGATCCTTAATAAACAAGTAATTCTAGGTCCATAAATTATTCCGTAacttttttgtcacaattttaaTGTGATAAACTATAAATAATTAGCCATTACTTATACATGGACCTGCTATTTTATTTCCACTAATTACTCTCTGCCAAATTACAATTGTTACACAAAGTtgagaaaattatttatttatttattttggttggcTAGGTGGGTTGGCCAAGTGGTGGGACACTTGATCTTAAATTGCTTGTCCCAGGTTTGACTGGGTGTGCTCTCCAATTCGAGTCTAGGTTCCTGTATTTTGAAAAAACTCTAGGTCAATAATTTACTCCTTCAAGATTCATCTATTGTAAACAGTGATTAGCCTCTAGTGGTTGAAAGATTCGAGGATATAAcgtggaaagaaaaaaatttataatcttaggactttttgttaataaattattagagAGTAATTGACTTCATATAGTACTTATTAACTGCAAGAGGCACGTGTTGGATTTAATAAAGCAGGAAGCTATGCACCTCGATTTTCTCTTCTTGGGTGTGTCAAATTTGGACTACCTGGGAATAGAAAAAGATTTAACGGCCTGACGGAGTCACAGAGTGACAGCAAATTTCGAAGAACCAGCAGATTTGAGAACACTGCTGTACCATCAGGATCAAACCTTTATGGCAAggaatattctttttttttccctaaaaaaataagaaataaaaacacGTGAATCCAAGACATGTCATAATTTTTAACTTacaacatttttgtttttatataatataaagaagTGATATTCCAATCTTTTGGTGGTATAAATTCATTCCATTTTTAAGGCTCTTTTTCAAAATCTTGTGAACCAACAACATACTTgataaaatttgagatttttgaatttACGGCACATTATTCAAATCCATCATATTATCCGAATGTTACCcacaaaataaatgaacaatTTGGTTCAATGGATCTTGAAAatctaaatcaattttttaccataaaagaaaggaaatcttAATCAATTCAATCTGTCTTTTTAAGTAGATAATCATggaaaaaaatgtttgaaaccAATAAATTGTCACATTTCTTGACACCGGTTGAGGCCATCCCAGTTTGGCGATTGCATCTTTCCTGCCTTGCAATACATCAATTGTactaaaattatgaatatttttttggacTCAAAACTatcaatatgaattttgatttgatttgattgtagATAAATGATTCAAGCCACGAGAAAAATCACCAAATGTGAAGCAGAATCCTCACTGGCAAGGTTGATTGATATACTACAAAAAAACCAGGCTAGGGTTAAAGCAACCCTGCCATTTTTATTCACCTCTTATTTCAAATATCATAATCAAACAAAGAATATACAAAGTGATGCCTTTGTTTTTCAACTCAAACTTCAATACTATCATACTGACTATGTTTTTAATCccttaaaaatatcaaaccaaacgGTACCAGGTGAATCTATATACCCAGCCTTCATATCCTTAAAACACATAGAGCAAAAAGGTGGCCAAGAATGCAACAACCATAACAAATGAAGCAAAAGATCGAGAAGCAGAAGCATCAGAAGTTGTgggtgaagatgaagatgatgctGGAGAAGAGGGTGCACTCCCTGTGACTGTCTTGATTTTTACTTTCATGCCTTGGCTGCAGTGGCCTAATGTGCCACAAGCAAAGTAACGCGTGCCAGCCTTGTTCAATTTGATAACATCAGTGCCACTGCTCTTGGAGTCTAGTGCAGTACCAAGGTCACAGTTCTTGTAGGCACTCTCACTAGCAAGTTCAACAACACTGTGCAACCCTGTTGTGTACTTGAAAACTGTCCaaaaaagataatttatttatacaaATGAAGTTAATAACAAAGCAAGGCTAAGTTCTTAACTAGCATGGTTAAGAATAAGAAACATACCAAGTTGGTCGCCAACTTTGAAGGTTTGGCCTGATGTCCATGAGTTGAAGTCTGTGGATTCATCCCAACCTTGGCTTCCTCCAACAACATGTTGGGTTGCCAAGGCTTCCTTTGTGATAAAAGCAACAAAAATCAACACCAAGAAAATTGTGTTCATGGTCGCCATtacttcttccttctctttagtctttactctctcttttttttggggtctgTTTGAGCAATCCAATTCCTACAACTATATATGTAGGAAATTTACCTGTAAACATCCAAAGTGTCTCTATCAttatattattagttattactcCTCTTTTTCTTGCAAAACTGGAACAACATTCAAAATATTGATGACACATGGTACCCCTATAAGCTATAACATCAAGAATCCTCCGATTTCTCATATTGCCACATGAAGCAATAAGTCTGTACAACCTAGCTCAGCAGGCATTCATGTAATTCTGGGACATAATAAGGGCATGATTTGTGAAGTGCAATATTTGTTCAATGTTTGAATTGCCGGCTAAGCAAAATGTTGGTGGTTAAAGGTCATGGAAGACTTGGAGTTGAAACAAAGCTATCGTGGTGATCATATTCACTTGAGGTTTAGTCTGGTAGCTCAAATTTTATATACACAAGTCATGTCGCATTGGATGCATTGGACAGCCTAGACAAATCATCATTATGACTTGGATTAGTTTTTGGCATATTATTCACTAACGTTGCtgatcaattttaaattataaacatATGGAGCCTCAATGCTTAGTCATCTTTTAAAAGGATGTCAACATTCAACGGTTGACCATCCCATTTTTAAACCTGGTGTAGTAAAACAATGCCCATGAACCTctaacattttatattaaataaatggaAATCTCAACGAagaattaacattatttatatGAGGCCACGAGTCTTTTTACTTTAGTGACTATTGTCTAACTTTTTCCGCGTGGAGAACTTGAATTCTAATCCCCCTCTCCTACTTCTTGTAAGGGCCGAACTACGTAGAGGCTTGGGGCCAACCCCTCCTAACAAACACTTTCCGGTAATTCAATATTaaccttcaaaaaaatatatacaaatagtCCCTCAAACTCTTTCATATTTGTTATTAGCCTATAACCTACACCGTGTGTGTGcactatttataattttggcgaaaacaccatt is a genomic window of Quercus lobata isolate SW786 chromosome 2, ValleyOak3.0 Primary Assembly, whole genome shotgun sequence containing:
- the LOC115976457 gene encoding mavicyanin, encoding MATMNTIFLVLIFVAFITKEALATQHVVGGSQGWDESTDFNSWTSGQTFKVGDQLVFKYTTGLHSVVELASESAYKNCDLGTALDSKSSGTDVIKLNKAGTRYFACGTLGHCSQGMKVKIKTVTGSAPSSPASSSSSPTTSDASASRSFASFVMVVAFLATFLLYVF